A window from Ignavibacteriota bacterium encodes these proteins:
- a CDS encoding ABC transporter ATP-binding protein, producing the protein MNTYKRILTFVIPFWKHLIVTIISVILFSLLHGATVYLTIPLLDTLFQQKEITAAKIEKTQIEEKSNILPNWINEELESISKTFHKFIFAGETSDVLFRICLLILLSFLGKSIFSYIQEYFLAYVQQGIIKNIRDAAYKHLHKLPMSFFKNEKTGDLISRITNDVYIMEASLSSVFFSLFREPLTLVIFVIIAVSISWKLFVISLLILPFSILIIVWLGKRLRKQSKILQGQMGNLTTILQETLSGIKIVKAFGMEKYENEKFVSETRRFFKTFLKKARIQNIASPATEFIAVSVGVVIIYYGGLLVLEQKSLRASEFLTFLFAVFQMIPILKTIATVNNKIQESIAAGDRIFEIIDTEPKIKNVENPIEINGFSENIEFQNVTFKYDDSDEIILDNISLKVNKGEIIALVGGSGAGKTTFVDLIPRFYDPTSGRIFIDGNDTKLISLESLRKLMGIVTQETVLFNESIKKNIAYGLKDFPVEKIIEVAKIANAHNFIEDMPNKYETVIGEHGTKISGGQRQRLSIARALLKNPPIMIFDEATSALDNESEMLVQEAIERLMAERTTFVIAHRLSTIRNASRILVLDKGKIVQQGKHQELLNDENGLYKKLYELQFRNLE; encoded by the coding sequence TTATTTTCACTTCTTCATGGAGCAACTGTATATTTAACTATACCTTTGCTTGATACACTTTTTCAACAAAAAGAAATTACTGCTGCTAAAATTGAAAAAACGCAGATAGAAGAAAAAAGTAATATTCTTCCAAATTGGATAAATGAAGAATTGGAATCAATATCCAAAACTTTCCATAAATTTATTTTTGCCGGAGAAACAAGCGATGTTTTATTTAGAATATGTTTGCTAATTCTTCTTTCTTTTTTAGGTAAAAGTATTTTCTCATACATTCAAGAATATTTTCTTGCATATGTTCAACAAGGAATAATAAAAAATATTAGAGATGCTGCTTATAAACATTTGCATAAACTTCCAATGAGTTTTTTTAAAAATGAAAAAACCGGTGATTTGATTTCAAGAATTACAAATGATGTTTACATAATGGAAGCGAGTTTATCTTCGGTGTTTTTTTCACTTTTCCGTGAACCACTTACACTTGTAATATTTGTAATTATTGCTGTTTCAATCAGCTGGAAATTATTTGTAATCTCATTATTAATTCTTCCATTCTCAATCTTAATTATTGTTTGGCTTGGAAAAAGATTAAGAAAACAATCAAAAATTCTTCAAGGTCAAATGGGAAATTTAACAACCATTTTACAAGAAACTTTGAGTGGAATTAAAATTGTAAAAGCCTTTGGAATGGAAAAATATGAGAATGAAAAATTTGTTTCAGAAACAAGAAGATTCTTTAAAACTTTTTTAAAGAAAGCTCGAATTCAAAATATTGCTTCGCCAGCGACTGAATTTATTGCAGTTTCAGTTGGTGTAGTAATTATTTATTATGGCGGATTATTAGTGCTTGAACAAAAATCATTAAGAGCAAGTGAATTTTTAACATTCTTGTTTGCAGTTTTTCAAATGATTCCTATCCTCAAAACAATTGCAACTGTAAATAATAAAATTCAAGAATCAATCGCCGCTGGTGATAGAATTTTTGAAATTATTGATACCGAACCAAAAATTAAAAATGTCGAAAACCCAATAGAGATCAATGGTTTTAGTGAAAATATAGAATTTCAAAATGTAACATTTAAGTATGATGATTCGGATGAAATTATATTAGATAATATTTCACTAAAAGTTAACAAAGGTGAAATCATTGCACTTGTTGGCGGAAGTGGTGCGGGAAAAACTACTTTTGTTGATTTGATACCAAGATTTTATGATCCAACTTCCGGCAGAATTTTTATTGATGGAAATGATACAAAATTAATCTCGCTGGAAAGCTTACGAAAATTAATGGGAATTGTAACGCAAGAAACAGTTTTATTTAATGAATCGATAAAAAAAAATATTGCTTATGGATTAAAAGATTTTCCAGTGGAAAAAATTATTGAAGTTGCAAAAATCGCAAATGCACATAATTTTATTGAAGATATGCCTAACAAATATGAAACTGTAATTGGGGAGCATGGTACAAAAATTTCCGGCGGACAAAGGCAAAGATTATCAATTGCGCGCGCACTTTTGAAAAATCCACCAATTATGATTTTTGATGAAGCAACTTCGGCGCTTGATAATGAATCGGAAATGTTAGTTCAAGAAGCAATAGAAAGACTTATGGCAGAACGTACAACATTTGTTATTGCACATAGATTAAGTACAATAAGAAATGCAAGCAGAATTTTAGTTTTAGATAAAGGTAAAATTGTTCAGCAAGGAAAACATCAAGAATTATTAAATGATGAAAATGGTTTATATAAAAAGTTATATGAACTTCAATTCAGAAATT